The following are encoded together in the Variovorax sp. PBS-H4 genome:
- a CDS encoding PP2C family protein-serine/threonine phosphatase, translating into MKFSVFQVSRKGGRLKNEDRMGYCYTRESGLFVLADGMGGHPEGEVAAQLALQTIAALYQREARPMVKDVKAFLTASVMAAHQQIMRYAGNKGMLDTPRTTVVVAVLQGTTATWIHCGDSRLYVVRDGELLTRTRDHSHAERPRTGGATGAEIVNRNLLLTCLGSPTTPLFDISAPLQLQRGDRIMLCSDGLWSVLDESLLVRMLSSGKPVSDVAPDLAEMALRNGGTHSDNVTLIALEWETPDATGQTRGVSTDSISDGVFASTIQAGMPSDSELDDLDEDAIERSIAEINEAIKRSSAARKS; encoded by the coding sequence GTGAAATTTTCCGTCTTTCAAGTCAGCCGCAAGGGCGGCCGTCTCAAGAACGAAGACCGCATGGGCTATTGCTACACGCGCGAATCCGGCCTGTTCGTTCTGGCAGACGGCATGGGCGGGCATCCCGAAGGCGAGGTGGCTGCCCAGTTGGCGCTGCAAACCATCGCAGCGCTGTACCAGCGCGAGGCGCGGCCGATGGTGAAGGATGTGAAGGCCTTCCTCACGGCGTCTGTCATGGCCGCGCACCAGCAGATCATGCGATACGCGGGCAACAAGGGCATGCTCGATACCCCGCGCACGACCGTCGTGGTGGCGGTCCTGCAAGGCACTACCGCGACCTGGATCCACTGCGGAGACTCCCGCCTCTATGTGGTTCGCGACGGCGAGCTGCTGACCCGCACGCGCGACCACTCCCACGCCGAGCGGCCGCGTACGGGCGGGGCCACGGGCGCCGAGATCGTCAACCGCAACCTGCTGCTGACCTGCCTGGGATCGCCGACCACCCCCTTGTTCGACATCTCGGCTCCGTTGCAGCTGCAACGGGGCGATCGCATCATGCTGTGCTCCGATGGCCTTTGGAGCGTGCTGGACGAGAGTCTGCTCGTGCGCATGCTGTCCTCCGGCAAGCCCGTGTCAGACGTGGCGCCCGATCTCGCCGAAATGGCCCTGCGCAACGGCGGCACCCACAGCGACAACGTCACGCTGATCGCGCTCGAATGGGAGACGCCGGACGCGACAGGCCAGACCCGCGGCGTATCCACCGACAGCATCAGCGATGGCGTCTTTGCCTCCACCATCCAGGCGGGCATGCCATCCGACAGCGAGCTCGATGATCTCGACGAAGACGCCATCGAGCGGTCGATCGCCGAGATCAACGAAGCCATCAAGCGCTCCTCCGCAGCGCGCAAGTCCTGA